DNA from Malus sylvestris chromosome 11, drMalSylv7.2, whole genome shotgun sequence:
GGCTTTCCTTCCTGATTGCTTCACCAAACTTATGTCCATTTTAACTCCAACTAGGAAGAGAAACAGCATGACACCAAATAACGCATAGGTTTGGCTGATGTAAAAGCTTTTCAGTGGGAAAACTGTATCTGCAAAGGCATTGCCTGATCCTATGACTGATGGTCCCAGTATAATACCTGCCTGATGCATAACATACAAATTAGGTTGACAGAAAAGAGTGCTTGATAATGGATACTAATTTACAATACCCGATGCATTGTCAATTGTATtgacatgtatatatattatacgaCAATATACAATGTACCAAACACTATAAATTGGTACAATTTTAAGCTAACAAAATCAATACAGAGAAAAAGGGAACGCAGTTATTCACACTCCCAATTTGTCATCCTGCACTATATTCTGAGTAATTTAATCAAAATAGTGTTTTTGAGGTGGGAATAGCGACTTCCagaaaatggaaaaaagaaAGCGTAGGTAGAAACGTACGAGCATTTGTGGTATGAAAGCAGTCTGGCCAAGAGGGTTGAGAATGAATTGGAGGAAAGCGGCGAGTAAGGCAGATATGGAAAGCTGTACGTAAAGAAGGGGAGTATCGAAGTTTAAAGGGCTATCACCGAAAAAATAGCCTTTTGGTCTTGATAATTTCCGAACCTGACATACCCAGGTCTGATTACTCAATGCATTTGCCTTAACCATTGCGTTCGAATCGTCCAGAAGCTCAGGCTTGAAACCTCACCCAAAATGttatcgagagagagagagagagagatggacgtAGGGTTTGCATGCATACATGGATGAGAGACACAGAGTAAAAGCTTGGATGAAGCTAAGTATGGAGGTGATGGATAGGAGGATGATGCGGGTTGGTCAAACCTTTGTGCTGGGTCTTTATTGAGCGTTGGCCTTTATTTGAAGGCCATATTTCATATTAACTGTTCACCACAGGTTTGGTTCAACCGTACTCACCATTGGGCTTTACAGGTGGGAAACGTTTCAATATTAGGTGTGACACCAACTgcatatgattggtttttgtGAAATTTCAAAAAACTTCAGTtacttaaatataattataataCCTATATATTGTGATTAActatatatttactaaattaaaTTTTACCGGGCGTACATTATGTATTCAAGTACTCCtacccatatatataatatatttgtgGAATTACAATTAATTGTAATGTTGTTTACACAAAACTTGCTTTATGGTCTGCACGTGATGACCAAATGAAAGAAATTAAGGGCATGCTTGCAATTTAAAAAGGATAAATGAGTAAGGACTACTTGGAGAGCACACCAGTACTTTAACTGGAGGTGGCATACCGGTTTTCATTTGAGAGACACCTCCACCTTCTATTTGATTCTTTAACACTTCAAAGCTCGTGCTTTGTATGATGATGAGAAACCCAAGCCTTATATATTAGCTAGTTGTACCTGCCTTATTTGTTCTTCTCTATCAAGTCGCCAGCTCCTACTATCCAGTTGCCGACTttctctttatatatatttatctgGTTCTTAATTACCAAGTCTTATACAAGTATAAATAGGGACCTCATCAAGAGCTTCAAACTCCAGTAAgaaacgggagagagagagagagagagagagagagggcaggGATATAAGATGGGTTTGCATCATGAAACAAACATGATTTCTTCTTTAGTAACTTATGACGTGCAAAGTTAGGGTTAGGAAAGATGTGGTGGTGTGGAGGATATAGTTGTGTTTGAGTTTTCCCCCTTCAAAAAATGATGAGGGCAGGCTATGCGCTGCTTATATATGATGCTGATGTTAAGTCTCTTTCCAGCTTTACAGGATGCTATGTGGGCTACTTTGTTATGTGAGATGAAAGGAATCATCAGTTCATCTACAAGTTGTACGAGGTTAATCTAAGAGAcattttggatgcggtccttaattACTAATGTTCTTTGACCGAAACCtttgtaatttttaattttttatcgaagtccctgacattaatgtaataatatatttctatgtaggttattatatttttaaattaaaaatgaaatttgtagttatttatattaatgagattttaaatcaaACTCAtaattatgggattaaaaatattaaagatgaattatactctccaatatattgtgtgtatatatatatacacacacacatgggtacgttcatcaaaactaaccaaaaaattattgtaccaaaacatgggtaagcacaaaaaaaaaaaagatattaggcttaataacattattaaatttcttctattaaacttaacatggatacattctcgaATCAACGAAAtcgaatgtacccatataagtttaaaaatggattagagaaaagattgaatgaaattttatgtaaaaaatgggtacattttatattaaaaaaagggtaaatttttaacaaattggtatatttaaaaaTGGATAcatataatttgaaaattttttataaaaaatttatgggtacaaacttattctaattttatttttaatatttgggaaatgtttaatttgaaaattaattaggagtttaataagggtgtgggtattaaaactctaaatcaattactaatttttttatataaaaataatgtaacttacatgtaattcattaatatattaatgttagggactttgatcaaaatctaaaactaataaggtttaatcaatgaacattagaaactagggaccagatactaatttttccttaatctAAAGTAACCATTGTTCTGCGTATATGTATATCTATATAAGTAATGACAATTTTGGTATAAAAGCTACTGGTATCAGTTTAAGGGCTCGTTTGGTTGTGCTTTTGAAAGAGCCAAAAGCGCTCCCTAATGTTTTGACAAATTATATTCAatctatttttgaaactaatttGAGTCTATTTATATGTCTGTATATATACTTGAACAAAACCAAGCTATTTTTTGGGTTACCAAACTttttacatatatgtatatatttttcgGGTTACCAAACAAATATTTTATACttaactagcatatgggcacacacaaagtgtgtgagaaaattttttatttttgtttttgaaatagaaggagagaggaagagagtgataaaGAATGTGGGtgtgggaagtttttttttttttaatagtaataaaaatgacaaaaaacttaaaatattatgaaaaatacataattttaatattaaaatatttttaaaaaatctgACTCGCGAACCCATACGTCCTCACacaaactatttatgaaactctctacactgtttatgaaacttaacagtattacactgtttatgaaacttactacactgtttatgaaacttaacaatactacattgtttatgaaatttaatgGTGCTAGACTGTTTAagaaacttaacggtactacactgtttatgaaatttaattgtactacattcttctctctcctcttcttgaattttcttggCACATTCTCACCTTCCAaacacattttctttttctaattttcttcgATACTCATCAAATTTTCTCTGTATCATGTCAATTTTTTAACTTTCTAAACTAATTACTTAATTTTCTTCTATTGTCCGCCCATCTGcaacttcctcttcttctccaccAAATGCAAATGTTGTGCCCTACAAACACAACacttttgataataaaaaagttgggcacaatggggtgaggaACAAGGAGTGTCTCAAGAACCATGCAGTAGCTATAGGAGGGATTGCTACGAATGGCTGTGGCGAATTCATGCCCAATGGAGAAATATGGCACCATTGAAGCTATCAAGGGCCTCAGCTGCTCTGCCTGCAACTGCCACAGAAACTTCCACATAAAAGAAGTTGAAGGTGAGCAGCAACAACAACTTTCCTCTTAGGATCATAATTTCCATCGTACCATCAACATAACAGTTGGAGTTGGGAGCTTGAAATTCTTATTAAATCATGGAGGAGGAATAAGGCATCACAAGAGTTTACTAGCACTATCCCAACATCAGAACGAGGTCGTTGAGGTACATTCCCACCAGTAGGATCcaataaaaggaaaacaagaTTTAGAAGAACGAAAGATTATGATTACCAAATGGAATAATGAAgtcctaagtatgctctgataccaatctaaCATGCCCCGATCTCGATGTCCCAGGGACATCAGGATGGCCttgtgctggctgacacccgagggtgacgcaagccatttaatgaatgcatatgctaAGAACTTGtgaaacatgcatataaatttcgcTTGTAACTATGCAAAGTAATATTCAAATATAAGTcttacaaaatacaataataatattCGACTGCCAACAATGAATATAATGATAATGCATGATATGTtaagagcatacaactaatccagAGTACAAGTGAAAGGTTAAATAGAGAGGTGCTATTACAATAGATGTGAAAGTAGAGAGGATGATATGATATCattggtaggggaatgcctcatAGCTCGGATCGTACCCCTCGTTCCTATGTCCTGAGGGGGCgtaaacaaacatgagtggaccaagttgatatataagtaataTGGAAACAGTtattcaacatactaacccccaaagtttatgaaaactaatagcataatatgtgATAGGTttttcgaaaaccctagcatgccgtAAAACCTTTCATTAAACATAAATCATATATAGTGGTGCTATCTAGTGGTATCATAATCGCCCATAGGCAGGACCGCCACACACCCGTAGGTAGAATATCCGCCCGTAGGTAGGACATACGCCCGTAGGCAAAACAATCGACCATTGGCAGGACAAACGCCTGTAGACAGAACAATCGCCCGTAAGCGTGACATACGCCCGTAGGCATGACATACGCCCGTAGGCAAAACAATTACCCGTAGGCAGaacagtgaccactagatacgcacaaaacattgaatatattctttccaacataagtacatatatctcaaaaacaaaaacatcttcatagcatatagtcatcaattatatatactacaaagaagtgtaaaaacatgttcataaatagtatatagtcatccatcatatatactacaaagaacttAAATTCGATaaagtatggtattccaaaGTATTCTCAGTAAAGCTTGATAATTATAaagtgtaaatctaatttactcataaaacgtaaccattaaatcatacttttcatgtatgcatttctactattaaaacatgcattttagaaggggtccattcACAGATACTCCGTCGTCGAAGAGTCGTACAAAAAAGAAGGGACGGAAACGCCACTAgtaattgcacctaagcacataaagggtccaattaataaaactatactcaaacgattgaatttcggAAAACAGACTTCATAAACGGATTCAGGACATCGAAAAACATAAAAGGGCACATCGGGTACCCCCACGCGCCGCCACACGTACTCTCATGCGTTGCCACGCGCCGCTGTACGTGCCGAGAAAAGTTTTCGGAAAGTTGGCCTGAAAAATCACCTGCGCTGGCACTCGCTCGGTCTCACGCGCGGCCTGGGTTTTAGGTTAGACCAGGTTTGGGCTTGGGCCGAAGGCCTAGGGTCCAAAAGGTTCTAAAGGGTTTGGGTTTGATTTCACGAGCCTTAGGCTTGGAAGCCTGGCCTAAGGGTCTTAGGCCCAAAGGCCTACGTTGGGTTCCTAAGGGTTTCGGGTTTGGGTCGTATGACCCGTTTTTCGTTGGGAACGAAGGCTGGAGCCTTCCGAGCTCCAGTCGACGTCGATTTGCCCATTTAATCTACGATCTAACAACTAAAATGAAGATAGAGACGAAAAAGAGTGATTGGTACCTTCGATACACTATGGAATGGCCGGAGGTGGTCGAATTTCAAGCTCGGACACCACGGCTCGCTGGAGGTTCTTTGTGTTCCTGGTGCTTCATGGAGACGATAGAGAGAAATGAGGTCCTTGCGAGAGTGGTGGTAGTGGTGAGGTCGCTGGGGTGTTTTGATTTGGGGAGTGGGGTGTCTTGGGTGTCGCCAGGAAGGGAGAGAGGGATAGTGTCCATGAGAGAGAtccaagaaagagagagagtgtgtgagtGAGTTGAGAAAGAGTtcggggagaagagagaggataATGGGATGGGTTAGGGGGCTGCCACATGGCAGGTAGAGAGAGGAGGAGAATCTAAAAAGAGGTTAGGTAGAAAGTGAGATGTAATAAAATGTAATTTCCTAAATTTTTAAGAAAAGtgtgaaattacaaataattttaggGGTGGGGTTTCACAGATCATGTCTAACTACAACATGGGGATGCGAATGATGGGTCCATCCCTTCAGATCAGTCTGATGAGTAGGAAGATCACCATCATCGTCGTCACGGTGGCGGACCATGTATTGACATAAGTGTATGGAAATCGCAGGCTTTGTTGATCTTCATTTGCTTGAATCAATAGGACTTTGAGGTATGTTTGGATGTTCAGAAACTGGAGAATGAAATAGAGTTGAATTCTAAGAGATTTGAAGAGAGATGGACCTTTGATTGGAAAAAGACTACCGACAGACGGTTTGAAAAAATCATTCCTCATATTGTTCTTCTCTGTAAGTGGTGGATCACGTATTGATAGAGGTGCAGGGCTTGCACGCACTTTTGttaggtatttttttttatcttttttctttctcttgtccttatcattaaataaagttagtgggtggttttttgttaaaactcaaagttttgaaactcttttcattagttttccttttaaactaAGGGGAGAAAAATTCAATTTGAGTGCATAAGAAGAGCACATTGATCTAGTCAATTTGGCTAAATCTAGATTTCCAATTATGAATAATGCATTTGGACATATATAAGTGCATAACTTTGTACATAACTCTTCCTCTTGGCCAACAAGGGGAAGGCGTTATGTCATCATCCTTTGTTGCTGTATCACCAGAATTGAAGCTCTACAATTGATGTCTGGTGATGCAAGCAAGTCACCTAGAGTCCCTAGCTCCGGAAATTCACTCCATTCCGAAAGCCCTGCCGTCTGCTGGGACTGCACCATATGCCTTCTCCCAACTATAATTAGGTCAAACTCATCCACCATAGACCGAAGCACTAAAGCCGTCTGAGGCCCATCTTTCACAACCTCCTCCAAGTATATCACAAAACCCTCACCCACATCGTTATATCTAAAGCCCTTCATTTCCTCGGTATCAAGTACACTATCCCAATCCGTACAAGCTACAGAGTTTGCGGCAACAAGTCGGATCACTGTTAGGCTTATTGTGGAGTCGTTTGCCATTCTCTTGGCAAATGACAATGCTTCCCTGTCGTCTTTCCCTCCCAAGAAGATTATAGCCACAGAGAAGGATGACTCGGGTGCAACAATGGAGGTGGACTGTCCTAAATGGCCGCGGTCTACAAGGATTCCAACTGAACATGGGGCTCTTTCTAAGACACTGCAATTCAGGTTCCTTACGCTATTGTCTTCTGATTCCACTGACCCGTCCATTGACCATCTTCGGTGAAATGGGAGCACAATTAGTGAACAAAGTTTGTCCAATGCTAGGGTGCATATGTCTTCATGCATGTATTTTGGTGGAGAGATTGCTGTGAAGATGCTTAAAGATACAGCACCAAGATTTTCTCTAAGAAAGTGATTGAAGTAAAGAATGACATTGTCCGAGTATGAAGTATTGGAAGTAGATTTTTTCTGCATTTGGTGGGAGATAAAAATAGGAGAGGCTCTGCCCACTAATTCAATGAGATGAAGAACATAAACAGCAATCGGGTTGTCTCTAGATGGACATGCTGCATCAAGTAGATTGATGAGTGCAGGCATGTTAGCTGACCTATGAATGCAAGCAAGTATTCTGAGCTCAGAATTGGGTTTCGAATGCATCATATTCCTTCTCTGGTAGCCGGCGTATTTTCTTGAAGGATCATACAAGAAATTCACCAGGATGGGCATAAGAGTCGCAGTCACAATGACGCTAGTCATCGCCAAAGCAAATGCTGATTCACTGATGTCCtgcacaagaaaaaaaaattagataaaaaaaaGCATCGGAGTCGCATATATTTTCTTACCGCATTAGTTCATCACATGAAATGATGAATAAGTTCATTTCATTTGACACTCATCACATCAATTATCGTGTCTAGTTATTAACAGATACAACAATTAAATGTCACAATATCACGTGGTTAGCTAATGTGATTAGAAAATATGTCCCTCCAGCATTACTTTTAAGTTAACTTAGAGACAAAAGGGTTCTGGGTATAGAAAGAGACGGACTACGTACCTGACTGTCTCTGAAGTCGGTATAGGAGGCAAGGTTGACAATGCCTTTGCAGGACAAAATGAAAGCAATTGATAATGCATCAACGAAGGGCATTTTGCAGTACAAGGGAACAGTCAGACTGGCTATGAATTTGGTCACGAGAGCGACGAGCATGAGGATTCCATTGATTTGTGCAAATTGGTCAGTTAAGAAATGGTCAAGGGACCAAAAATTTGTCCTCATAGCACTTGTAGTCACAAAGATGGGAAGCAACACATCAGAAACGAACATGTTGAGCTTTTCTTCAATAGCTGATCCCAATGGTGGTCCGGCTGGAACAGCCAAACCAAATATAAAAGGGCCGAAATAAAAACCCTGACCATAAAGATGCGAAAACAGGCCGGACAGGAGCACAAGGATGATGGTCATATTGACATAGCCTTTCTTGACAGGCCTATTTTCCGGGGTCTGCCTGATCATCCACAACATTATTGGTCGAATTATGATAATAACAATGGTAACATAGCCAACGGCTATTGCTATGGCTGTTATCATGTCCCTTGGTTCAATAGACACTTTTCCAATTCTAGCAACCTGCCCCATAAATTGAAGGAACACACTGATCATGTCACTGACTAATGCGGCAGACATGCCTAATCGACCAATCTCCGAATTCAGAATTTTCAGCTCCTCAAGAAGGCAAGCCACAACCGGAAATGGAGTAATTGAATGTAACTGAGTTACGAATGGAAGTTCGAACCGTTCGTGACGGGTTAGGCTGAACATTTTAGCGTTGAGCGTGGCTTGGACAGCCATACTGACTAGCAAAGGCGCCACGACGCATGCAACACCAGTGTACAAGCCTTTTTTCCCTGTCCTTTTTATCATTCCCAAATCCATTTTCACTCCAACTAGAAACATAAAGAGCCCATAACCCAACTCAGCCAGAAGACCAAGTGATTCTTGGCTGTTTACATTAAACAAGAAGTTCTTGAAGAAATTGTAGTGCCCAAGGAGTGTGGGGCTGAGGATTATGCCGGTCTATATCACAAGAAATCATTTAGGGGATCAGTAGCAATTCAAGTAATCTTCGAAGTACTAACTCTTCCCATATATTACagcacaaaaaataattaaaacacagGAATATTCTCTTGCCACATTATATGGCTTGGATTGTGAATCTGAATTAATAATATCTTAAATTTGTTTGATTGTGTGATCAAGATTCATAGTTTGTCAACAAAATTATTTGTAGATGTGGAATGCCAAATGATCATTGGCTTAATACATGATACATGCCAGAAGAGTAAAGCCATACGTATGTGCATTGCTATCCATTCTCACATATACGTGGAATGCCGACTTTTATGATAGATTAATCTACAATACGTTCAGTAAATGTGATATAAATAGTTGTATCAAAATAACACAGGGGGAAAGAAGCACTTACTATAATTTGGCAGCTGAACCTTGGAACTCCAAAATAGCGAAAAACGTAATAGAAGGCTTGGGTgatgataaaaattaaaaccatcTGTATCTCCAGATTTGGAAGGGTATACATCTGATGATCCCTATCTGTGTAGTTTCCCGAGTACAGGCCTGGCGAATGAACGTTAGGAGGGAACTCGGTACACTCAGTAACTCTCGTTTCCGAACTGGTTAGGTTGGTCGCCGTATGAGTCGCCATGGTTTCGTGCCCTGAAGCCTCCCTTGTGTTCTCTCTTTTTTTATCAGAAAGGCAAAGGAAGGAATGTAAGTTTGGCCTTCCCTTCTGCAAAGTCCAAGATAGATAATATTGTTATATAATACTAGGGATATGAAACAGTAATGAAACCAATATTAACCTTCCAGCATAGGCTCTGAATGTCTAGAAGCCAAAGTTGTTTAAATTCCAAGCGATTGAATGGACAGATGAATAGAAGATCGAATTCCAAGGCAACCAAAGTCGGTTATATGCAGGCTTGGTATAGGGTTTACTCGCAAGTtagttaataataataaaaacgcCCATTAGTGGTGAATATGGTGTGGTTAAGTAGTTGAtaatttgtgtgttttgttgttattttatttttatatttatattttgtcgAGCTTTGATAAGATTGAATCTGTGACGTCAGATTCTTCATCAAGGTTGCTAATATGTTAGTTTGACTGGCATTGACTTTTCTGTAGAAAGTGGGTTATACAGAATGAATGAGTTGGCTAAGAAAGATCGTCATCACATAAAAGAAGCATATTTCGAAATCCGTTGTTACTGTGAAAGTCAGACTTGTGGTCAGCGAGAGGTTGAATGCTTCTATGAGTCTTCATAGTTTCCAGAATAGGTTGATAACCGTGACTTATCACCAATtgtcagaaaaagaaaagaaacatatTTCTAGAATTATATAAGAGATACTTTGTAAAACCATATAAAACCTTATTTCGTGTGAGAGTTGAAAAAATATTGACTATGCAAATAACATCTTTGACTTTGTTATGTTCATGAAAATTGAAGCTGGGTGACATGTTAATTTGTTTTTcagtttcttaattttaaaagggagactttggatgcggtccctagttatgaatagtctttgactgaaaccttgttggttttcaatttttgatccaagtccctgaaattaattgataatttatttctatgtacgttactatattttttaaattaaaaattaaaatttatagttgtttatagtaatgagattttaaataaaaaaccataatttgtgggattaaaaatattaaaatataaatatactattgtgtgtgtgtgtaaacatgggtacattcataaaaaataaccaaaaaattattgtatcaaaacatggatacattcttcaaaatgggtacatttagcaaaaataaaaatgggtacaaataaataaaaaaatatgggtacaatacaaataaaactttaaaaa
Protein-coding regions in this window:
- the LOC126589323 gene encoding cation/H(+) antiporter 4-like encodes the protein MATHTATNLTSSETRVTECTEFPPNVHSPGLYSGNYTDRDHQMYTLPNLEIQMTGIILSPTLLGHYNFFKNFLFNVNSQESLGLLAELGYGLFMFLVGVKMDLGMIKRTGKKGLYTGVACVVAPLLVSMAVQATLNAKMFSLTRHERFELPFVTQLHSITPFPVVACLLEELKILNSEIGRLGMSAALVSDMISVFLQFMGQVARIGKVSIEPRDMITAIAIAVGYVTIVIIIIRPIMLWMIRQTPENRPVKKGYVNMTIILVLLSGLFSHLYGQGFYFGPFIFGLAVPAGPPLGSAIEEKLNMFVSDVLLPIFVTTSAMRTNFWSLDHFLTDQFAQINGILMLVALVTKFIASLTVPLYCKMPFVDALSIAFILSCKGIVNLASYTDFRDSQDISESAFALAMTSVIVTATLMPILVNFLYDPSRKYAGYQRRNMMHSKPNSELRILACIHRSANMPALINLLDAACPSRDNPIAVYVLHLIELVGRASPIFISHQMQKKSTSNTSYSDNVILYFNHFLRENLGAVSLSIFTAISPPKYMHEDICTLALDKLCSLIVLPFHRRWSMDGSVESEDNSVRNLNCSVLERAPCSVGILVDRGHLGQSTSIVAPESSFSVAIIFLGGKDDREALSFAKRMANDSTISLTVIRLVAANSVACTDWDSVLDTEEMKGFRYNDVGEGFVIYLEEVVKDGPQTALVLRSMVDEFDLIIVGRRHMVQSQQTAGLSEWSEFPELGTLGDLLASPDINCRASILVIQQQRMMT